In Maniola jurtina chromosome 19, ilManJurt1.1, whole genome shotgun sequence, the genomic stretch accagCCATTAAAGGTTtatattgagtaggtacataataatcaaATGTTGGTGACGATTACtcttgtgtatttgtgtgtgatATTACCTAACTACCTgatcctttggtttctatacggcatcgtaccggaacgcaaaacgcttggtggcacggttttgccgatgaggtggtaactagccactaccgaagcctcccatcagaccagagatttagaaattataaaattctaaacctcTTCTGGGAATCGAACTCaagacctcccacttataacaCCACAGTGCCTACCACTGCACCTGTCTCAATGTAACTGAAACTCAAGTctcaataaagtcaaagtcaatatTTTCCACGCTCTTTGATCAttcacataatcttcgattgtataatatgtgttGATGCGTGGATgataaattaaagatatttcttcTAAAAACGAATTTATTGGCGCGCAGACCGTTTGGTTTTTAACAAAGAGAAGAgaacaaaagaaaattataaaaacgtaaaATGACAATCTAGAAAATATATAAAGTTGAGGGTTGTTAAAGAAAATATGTTGTATGAACTGACATTTCAAACAGATAACAAATTTATGATTTTAGATAAGTAAGGTTTGAATTTAATACATGAAATATatgttatgtaattaattaatttatatttaaaatatatacaatacaaaaatacattaggataaacaattatttatggtctttgtcaacattaataaaactattCGCAACAAAGTGCATTTGCTGAGAATAAGCTGTAGGCGCTTCAACATCCTCCCCTCCGTGGAAAGTGCAGCTTTCAACTTTCTGGATCATCACAGGTAAGTAGTGGACAAAGTTTTACGTATGGTCTTCTGAAGGTGCCTTTGGATGTAGTTACTTCAGCGACGCGGGATACTCCATCTGATCCAGGAAATAATCGGGAAACTCTTCCAAGCTTCCAGCATAGTGGAGGTAAGTTGTCCTCTATTAGTAGTACTAGATCTCCTTCTTTTAGTTTTGCTGAATTTGTTCTCCATTTTGATCGCTGCTGAAGTTCTGCGATGTATTCCTTTTGCCATCGCTGCCAAAAGTGCTGGCGAATTTGTTCGAGTCTTTCATAGCGTCGAAGGCGATTTGGATTGTAATCTTGTAGCGGAGGTGATGGCAACGAAGTAAGTGGACGCCCTATCAGAAAGTGCCCCGGAGTTAAGGAGAGGTAGTCGGTAGGATTGGATGTCAGGGGACATAAAGGTCTACTATTTAAAACAGCTTCAACTTGAGTGAACAATGTTCCTAATTCTTCAAAATTTAGATGGGTGTTACCCATGACGCGACGGATGTGGTATTTAGCGGATTTGACACCAGCCTCAAAAATGCCACCAAAGTGGGGACTATACGTGGGTGAGAATATGAATTTAATTTGTTCTTCAGTTGCAGAGTCAATGATAGTTTGTTTATTGGCctttaaaaagttgcctatttcctTGGCTGCCGCGTTATCGCAAAAAATTTCCGTAGGTTTTCCACGTCTAGACGAAAATCGGCGTAGCGCTTGTAAAAAACCTTCTTTGGTTAGGTCACTGACAGCTTCTAAATGTAAACATTTGAATCTTAGGCATACGAATAAACACAAATATGCTTTGATGACTCTGGACCCACGACCCTTCTTATTAGAGATATAGAATGGACCAGCAAAGTCTATTCCCACAGTTTTGAATGGAAAGTCAGGTGTAATTCTTTGGATGGGTAAGTTACCCATTATGGGATAGATTGCTTTCCCTTGATGGCGCTTGCATGTTACGCAGTTATGAAATGTGTTTCTAGCAAGGCGTCTGCCGTTAACTGGCCATAATGATTCACGGATTGATTCAAGCAATAGCTGTGGTCCAGCATGCATATGACGAAGGTGGTATTGTTCGAAAATTAATTTAGTAAGATGATGACTTGAGTGTAGCAAAATAGGATGTTTTTTGTTGAAATCATAGTTAGAATTGTCAATTCTGCCACCAACTCGTATTAATTTAGCATCCTTATCAAAGAAAGGTgtcaatgatataatattagaattattgctaATTGGCTTTCCACTTgctaataatttaaattctttTGGAAAAGATTGTTTTTGAGCTATGGCACAAAGATTTGAAAATGCATCATTTAATTCTTCTAAGGATAAACTGCCtgtgagtttgtttgttttgtgtCGTAGATTATGAATAAACCGTTTTATGTATGCAAAAGTTCTTTGTAATTTTGATAGTTTTGAGTAACGTTCAAATTCTATAATAGAATCTGGAATGTCTACTACCGCAGCTGAAAGGCTTTTAGTTTCTGGTAGGTTCTCCTCAACGCGTTGTGA encodes the following:
- the LOC123874853 gene encoding uncharacterized protein LOC123874853 — encoded protein: MWWHGPEFLQKPEAEWPVLPSQRVEENLPETKSLSAAVVDIPDSIIEFERYSKLSKLQRTFAYIKRFIHNLRHKTNKLTGSLSLEELNDAFSNLCAIAQKQSFPKEFKLLASGKPISNNSNIISLTPFFDKDAKLIRVGGRIDNSNYDFNKKHPILLHSSHHLTKLIFEQYHLRHMHAGPQLLLESIRESLWPVNGRRLARNTFHNCVTCKRHQGKAIYPIMGNLPIQRITPDFPFKTVGIDFAGPFYISNKKGRGSRVIKAYLCLFVCLRFKCLHLEAVSDLTKEGFLQALRRFSSRRGKPTEIFCDNAAAKEIGNFLKANKQTIIDSATEEQIKFIFSPTYSPHFGGIFEAGVKSAKYHIRRVMGNTHLNFEELGTLFTQVEAVLNSRPLCPLTSNPTDYLSLTPGHFLIGRPLTSLPSPPLQDYNPNRLRRYERLEQIRQHFWQRWQKEYIAELQQRSKWRTNSAKLKEGDLVLLIEDNLPPLCWKLGRVSRLFPGSDGVSRVAEVTTSKGTFRRPYVKLCPLLTCDDPES